A portion of the Saccharospirillaceae bacterium genome contains these proteins:
- a CDS encoding FtsQ-type POTRA domain-containing protein, with protein MRRNKATGATRIVEKQPIQFRFPRVNVYWFAVPLLFIALFFCGRWVYLSWPVNTVEVQGQFSLWKPELIVEQLDWLRDESFFSAELQQVFQQVDDLPLLNVVNVKKRWPDTILINVHEDVPMAIWNGEEILTVGGDILPRPGFVTGEKLARMRGNTHYSESVMRNYRRLHQMLKNTGVSVLELEVSDVGSITGKLSNGWNVVFGRHYFEERMKRLELLLKALPHKNVAGIDLRYVKGAAIEWLPVGEMEA; from the coding sequence ATGAGAAGGAATAAAGCAACGGGCGCGACCAGAATTGTTGAGAAGCAGCCAATACAATTTCGTTTTCCTCGTGTGAACGTTTATTGGTTTGCTGTGCCGCTGCTATTTATTGCCTTGTTTTTTTGTGGTCGTTGGGTATATCTCAGTTGGCCAGTGAACACTGTTGAGGTTCAGGGTCAGTTTAGTCTGTGGAAGCCGGAACTGATTGTGGAGCAGCTTGACTGGTTAAGGGATGAAAGTTTCTTTTCTGCGGAGTTGCAGCAAGTATTTCAGCAAGTTGATGATTTGCCATTATTAAACGTGGTTAATGTGAAAAAACGTTGGCCAGATACAATTTTAATTAATGTACATGAAGATGTGCCAATGGCAATTTGGAATGGCGAAGAAATATTGACGGTTGGTGGCGATATTTTGCCACGGCCAGGATTTGTGACCGGCGAAAAATTGGCACGAATGCGCGGGAATACTCATTATTCAGAAAGTGTGATGCGGAATTATCGAAGATTGCATCAAATGCTTAAAAACACTGGTGTTTCGGTACTGGAACTGGAAGTATCAGATGTAGGTTCTATCACTGGCAAATTATCAAATGGCTGGAACGTTGTATTTGGTCGTCACTATTTCGAAGAGCGTATGAAGCGTCTCGAATTATTATTAAAAGCCTTGCCCCATAAAAATGTGGCAGGGATAGATTTACGTTATGTCAAAGGTGCTGCAATTGAGTGGTTGCCAGTTGGGGAGATGGAAGCATGA
- the lpxC gene encoding UDP-3-O-acyl-N-acetylglucosamine deacetylase, with the protein MIRQRTLKNTIRATGVGLHSGEKVYLTLKPAPVNSGIVFRRVDLDPVVDIPANALSVGETTLSTTLIKEHAKVDTVEHLLSAMAGLGIDNAIVELSAQEVPIMDGSSGPFVFLIQSAGLAEQEAAKRFIRIKRKIEVREGDKVASFVPYEGFKVSFEIDFDHPVLRQSVQRASLDFSSTSYVKEVSRARTFGFTKDIEYMRSKNLALGGSVKNAIVVDDYRVLNEDGLRYDDEFVKHKILDAVGDLYLLGHSLIGEFVGYKSGHGLNNQLLRELLQQEDAWEFVEFTEETAPISYMRPAAAG; encoded by the coding sequence ATGATCCGACAGAGAACACTTAAAAATACAATCCGCGCAACGGGCGTTGGTCTCCATTCAGGTGAAAAAGTTTACCTGACCCTGAAGCCAGCACCTGTTAACAGTGGCATTGTGTTCCGTCGTGTCGATCTGGACCCGGTTGTTGATATTCCTGCAAACGCACTAAGCGTCGGTGAGACAACGTTATCCACAACTCTTATCAAAGAACACGCCAAAGTCGATACTGTGGAGCACTTGCTGTCAGCCATGGCTGGTCTAGGCATTGACAACGCTATTGTAGAACTCAGTGCTCAAGAAGTGCCTATTATGGATGGGAGTTCAGGACCATTTGTTTTCCTGATTCAGTCGGCAGGCCTTGCAGAGCAAGAGGCTGCTAAGCGTTTCATCCGCATCAAACGCAAGATTGAAGTTCGCGAGGGGGATAAAGTTGCCTCTTTCGTTCCCTATGAGGGGTTTAAAGTCAGCTTTGAAATCGACTTCGACCATCCTGTACTCAGGCAAAGCGTGCAGCGTGCTAGTCTTGATTTCTCTTCCACTTCTTACGTGAAAGAAGTTAGTCGCGCCAGAACCTTTGGTTTTACCAAAGATATCGAGTACATGCGGTCTAAGAACCTTGCCTTGGGCGGCAGCGTAAAAAATGCCATCGTCGTTGATGATTACCGCGTCCTCAATGAGGACGGTCTGCGTTACGACGACGAGTTCGTTAAGCATAAAATTCTTGATGCAGTGGGTGATCTCTACCTGTTAGGCCACAGTTTGATTGGCGAGTTTGTAGGTTATAAGTCAGGCCATGGCCTGAATAACCAGCTTCTGCGTGAGTTATTACAACAGGAAGATGCCTGGGAATTCGTCGAATTCACAGAAGAAACAGCGCCAATTTCTTACATGCGCCCAGCCGCAGCTGGATGA
- the ftsZ gene encoding cell division protein FtsZ — MFELADDLQQNAVIKVIGVGGGGGNAVQHMVDGQIDGVDFICANTDAQALRNVSSRSIIQLGNGLTKGLGAGANPEVGRQAALEDRERIAEALDGADMIFITAGMGGGTGTGGAPVVAEVAKEMGILTVAVVTKPFPFEGRKRMTIADQGLKQLAENVDSLITIPNEKLLSVMGSGTTLLDAFKEANDVLQGAVQGIADLITRPGMINVDFADVRTVMSEMGQAMMGTGAASGENRAREAAEKAIGSPLLEDIDLQGARGILVNVTAGFDLSLGEFSEVGSVVEEFASDNATVVVGTVMDPDLSDELRVTVVATGLGQEEAAVAPMPTEAKVVVDNTPQVKPERMNPMDHPAAVSSDMSNAVKKPAADMDYDSIMDIPTFLRRQAD; from the coding sequence ATGTTCGAATTAGCAGATGACTTACAGCAAAACGCCGTTATTAAAGTGATTGGCGTTGGCGGTGGTGGCGGAAACGCTGTGCAGCATATGGTGGATGGCCAGATCGATGGTGTCGATTTCATTTGTGCCAATACTGATGCTCAGGCACTGCGTAACGTCAGTTCCCGTTCCATTATTCAGCTGGGTAATGGTTTGACCAAAGGTCTGGGTGCTGGTGCGAATCCTGAAGTTGGCCGGCAGGCCGCACTGGAGGATCGTGAACGTATCGCTGAAGCCTTAGACGGCGCTGATATGATTTTTATTACAGCTGGGATGGGTGGCGGTACAGGCACTGGCGGTGCGCCGGTGGTTGCCGAAGTAGCGAAAGAAATGGGTATTCTTACTGTTGCTGTTGTCACTAAGCCATTTCCGTTTGAAGGTCGCAAGCGCATGACGATTGCTGATCAGGGGTTAAAACAGTTGGCAGAAAATGTCGATTCTTTAATTACCATCCCAAATGAAAAGCTGCTGTCTGTTATGGGAAGCGGTACTACGCTGCTGGACGCTTTCAAAGAAGCGAACGATGTTCTGCAAGGTGCCGTTCAGGGGATCGCTGATCTTATTACCCGGCCAGGTATGATCAATGTCGACTTTGCCGATGTTCGTACTGTTATGTCCGAAATGGGTCAGGCGATGATGGGTACGGGTGCTGCAAGTGGCGAAAATCGTGCCCGCGAGGCAGCTGAAAAGGCGATTGGAAGCCCGCTGCTTGAAGACATCGATTTGCAAGGAGCACGTGGCATTCTGGTAAACGTGACCGCTGGCTTTGATTTGTCATTGGGTGAGTTCAGTGAAGTGGGCAGTGTTGTCGAGGAGTTTGCCTCTGATAACGCTACCGTCGTAGTCGGCACTGTTATGGATCCTGATCTGTCCGATGAGCTGCGTGTCACTGTGGTGGCAACGGGTCTCGGCCAGGAAGAAGCTGCTGTTGCTCCGATGCCAACTGAGGCAAAGGTTGTGGTCGATAATACTCCTCAGGTAAAACCTGAGCGGATGAATCCGATGGACCACCCCGCAGCAGTATCATCAGATATGAGTAACGCGGTTAAAAAACCCGCCGCTGATATGGATTATGACAGTATTATGGATATCCCTACGTTCCTGCGTCGTCAGGCCGATTGA
- a CDS encoding D-alanine--D-alanine ligase — MGGNSAERSVSLNSGRAVFNALQNAGADVIAIDIQGHAIAQLTEADFDIAFIALHGRGGEDGTIQGVLEWLDKPYTGSGVMASALAMDKWRTKLIWQAAGLATPKAVLLDSNCDWQATTEALSNNAIVKPAREGSSIGMRRVYTAEELKKSYEFASDYDAMVLAEQWVSGPEFTVAIVDGIALPAIQLRTPHDFYDFDAKYQANDTEYLLPCGLSSEKESELQELALKAFDVLGCQGWGRIDVMQDADTGNFWLLEANTSPGMTDHSLVPMAARASGVDFPQLVVKLLTETRNRQAG, encoded by the coding sequence ATGGGCGGTAATTCTGCAGAGCGTTCAGTATCTCTGAATAGTGGTCGTGCAGTATTTAATGCATTACAGAATGCCGGAGCAGATGTTATTGCAATTGATATACAGGGACATGCGATTGCTCAACTGACCGAAGCTGATTTTGATATTGCATTTATCGCATTGCATGGTCGAGGTGGAGAGGATGGCACCATTCAGGGTGTCCTTGAATGGTTGGATAAGCCTTATACCGGAAGCGGCGTTATGGCTTCAGCATTGGCAATGGATAAATGGCGGACCAAGCTGATTTGGCAAGCTGCAGGGTTAGCAACACCAAAAGCAGTATTGTTGGATAGCAATTGTGATTGGCAAGCTACCACTGAAGCTCTGTCAAACAATGCCATCGTGAAGCCAGCCCGAGAGGGTTCAAGTATCGGTATGCGCCGTGTATATACAGCTGAGGAACTGAAAAAGAGTTATGAGTTTGCCAGCGACTATGATGCTATGGTTCTGGCCGAGCAATGGGTAAGTGGTCCTGAGTTCACGGTTGCTATTGTTGATGGTATAGCTTTGCCCGCTATTCAATTAAGAACGCCCCATGATTTTTATGATTTTGATGCGAAATACCAAGCCAACGATACTGAGTATTTGTTGCCATGTGGGCTGAGTTCTGAAAAAGAGTCGGAATTGCAGGAATTGGCACTAAAAGCATTTGATGTTCTTGGGTGTCAGGGGTGGGGACGAATCGATGTCATGCAGGATGCGGATACGGGTAATTTTTGGTTACTGGAAGCTAACACCAGTCCAGGTATGACGGATCACAGTTTGGTACCCATGGCTGCGCGCGCGAGTGGCGTTGATTTTCCGCAGCTGGTCGTAAAATTGTTAACAGAAACCAGAAACCGTCAGGCTGGCTGA
- the ftsA gene encoding cell division protein FtsA yields MNQVQQKNMVVGLDIGTSKIVAIVGEVGEDGQIDIVGLGSCPSHGLKKGVVVNIDSTVQSIRRAVEEAELMAGCRIHSVNAGIAGSHIQSMNSHGIVAVRDREVTHTDIERVIDAAQAVAIPQDQRILHVLPQEYVVDFQEGIREPVGMSGVRLEAKVHLVTGAVNAAQNIERCIERCDLQVDDLVLEQLASSYSVLTDDERELGVCMVDIGGGTTDIAIFIEGAIRHTAVIPIAGDQVTNDIAMALRTPTQHAEKIKIKYACALTQLAKADETIKVPSVGDRPPRDLSRQALAEVVEPRYDELFTLIQSELRRSGFEDLVAAGIVLTGGTAKMEGVVELAEEIFHMPVRLARPHGVSGLQDVINNPIYSTSVGLLLHAVKQQENKALKKLDENQEKNGFSRIKDWIKGNF; encoded by the coding sequence ATGAATCAGGTACAACAAAAAAATATGGTGGTTGGCCTGGATATAGGAACATCAAAAATTGTCGCTATTGTTGGTGAAGTGGGTGAGGACGGACAGATTGATATTGTTGGTCTCGGTAGTTGTCCGAGCCACGGTCTGAAAAAGGGCGTTGTAGTAAATATTGACTCCACAGTGCAATCAATTCGGCGTGCAGTTGAAGAAGCGGAACTTATGGCGGGTTGTCGTATTCATTCGGTAAACGCGGGTATTGCTGGCAGTCATATTCAATCAATGAATTCACACGGTATTGTTGCCGTCAGGGATCGTGAAGTTACTCATACTGATATCGAACGTGTCATTGATGCTGCTCAAGCGGTTGCAATTCCGCAGGATCAGAGAATCCTTCACGTGTTACCACAGGAGTATGTTGTCGATTTTCAGGAGGGCATTCGTGAACCGGTGGGAATGTCTGGTGTTCGTCTTGAGGCAAAGGTTCATTTGGTGACAGGGGCTGTAAATGCGGCACAAAATATCGAGCGTTGTATTGAGCGATGTGATTTACAAGTAGACGACCTGGTTCTTGAGCAATTAGCGTCGAGCTATTCGGTACTCACAGATGACGAACGCGAACTTGGTGTTTGTATGGTAGATATTGGTGGCGGGACTACTGATATTGCGATTTTTATTGAAGGTGCAATTCGGCATACGGCGGTTATTCCAATTGCCGGCGATCAGGTTACCAACGATATTGCGATGGCATTGCGGACACCAACCCAGCATGCAGAAAAAATTAAAATTAAATACGCATGTGCACTCACTCAGTTAGCCAAAGCAGACGAGACCATTAAGGTACCAAGTGTGGGGGATCGTCCACCGCGAGACTTGTCGCGCCAGGCGTTGGCCGAAGTGGTTGAACCACGATATGACGAGTTATTTACGCTGATTCAATCTGAGTTACGACGCAGTGGTTTTGAAGATCTTGTTGCTGCTGGAATTGTATTAACCGGTGGCACCGCAAAAATGGAAGGTGTTGTCGAACTGGCTGAAGAAATTTTCCATATGCCGGTAAGATTGGCACGTCCTCATGGGGTTTCTGGACTGCAGGATGTGATTAACAACCCGATTTACTCAACGTCCGTTGGCTTGCTGCTTCACGCAGTTAAGCAGCAAGAAAATAAAGCGCTGAAAAAACTCGATGAAAATCAGGAAAAAAACGGTTTTTCGCGCATAAAAGATTGGATTAAAGGCAACTTTTAA